One genomic segment of Octopus sinensis unplaced genomic scaffold, ASM634580v1 Contig02042, whole genome shotgun sequence includes these proteins:
- the LOC115227137 gene encoding uncharacterized protein LOC115227137, translating to MGECVNEFLGKIGLELNFSKSATNSQLCGDLVKVLEDHEGYKYLGITESPKSLILPETKIQIIEGVRKRAAMLCKTHLNARNLFHALNEYAISLLNYYVGIVEFEPQEYDDMDCMIRRVLRENHVHVLAANKERLYLPRAQFGRGLCGVAHLSERILLKMHDHLVSGASVSDRMYAILQTEKARASHLGTIKAYLLVKYGFESERVVDVKGLIKVQKESLIKKINLKVLHKTLFQALDNPHVDVKSSTTWLRYGNNSPRSEGLFTYLQDRNFFWNRSKVCPHCKLRCLSVDHIATKCGSMLYHDYTWRHNEVVRSLHLMLCNKYGIRRSRKLRTHKVQSVVENARVCIKVDTSIHTSILVQHNKPDIVVQDKVSGEILIIEVGITCLDRLTTVEVEKKRKYDLLANELGLMHRCKVLVIPCVMTWEGIASKYHKGYLRQLGVDRYIQAYMQSTVLKRTLESASVEARRSSPLMPHGQKDRLENALTELFLRPEAEEAGLQTSDADGSSD from the coding sequence ATGGGAGAATGTGTGAACGAATTCCTGGGGAAAATAGGATTGGAACTTAATTTTTCCAAGTCGGCGACTAACTCGCAATTATGTGGCGATCTGGTCAAGGTCTTGGAAGATCACGAGGGATATAAGTACCTCGGGATCACTGAAAGCCCCAAATCGCTCATACTCCCAGAAACCAAGATCCAAATAATAGAGGGAGTTCGGAAGCGGGCAGCAATGTTATGCAAAACTCATTTAAATGCAAGGAATTTATTCCATGCGTTGAATGAATATGCAATATCATTGCTTAACTATTATGTAGGTATTGTGGAGTTTGAGCCACAGGAGTACGATGATATGGATTGTATGATCCGTAGAGTACTGAGGGAAAACCATGTCCATGTGCTGGCAGCCAACAAGGAGAGGCTATATCTACCACGTGCTCAATTCGGAAGGGGGCTTTGTGGAGTGGCCCATTTAAGTGAGCGTATTCTCCTGAAGATGCATGACCACCTGGTGTCTGGTGCTAGTGTATCAGATAGGATGTACGCAATCTTGCAAACGGAAAAGGCACGAGCTAGTCACCTTGGAACCATAAAGGCCTATTTGTTGGTCAAGTACGGTTTCGAGAGTGAACGAGTGGTAGATGTGAAGGGGTTGATCAAAGTACAAAAAGAGTCTTTGATTAAAAAGATCAACTTAAAAGTCCTTCACAAGACCCTCTTCCAAGCTTTGGACAATCCGCATGTTGACGTTAAGTCGTCAACGACTTGGCTAAGATATGGAAATAATTCCCCTCGAtccgaaggattatttacctatcTGCAAGATCGAAACTTTTTCTGGAATCGATCTAAGGTCTGTCCTCATTGTAAATTGAGGTGCCTGTCCGTAGACCACATAGCCACGAAATGCGGTAGTATGCTTTACCACGACTATACGTGGAGGCATAACGAGGTTGTACGTAGTTTACACTTAATGCTGTGCAATAAGTATGGGATTAGACGTTCCAGAAAGTTGCGAACTCATAAGGTGCAGTCTGTGGTCGAGAATGCCAGAGTATGCATTAAAGTGGATACTAGTATTCACACCTCGATACTTGTCCAGCACAATAAGCCGGACATTGTGGTACAAGATAAGGTCTCTGGCGAGATACTTATCATAGAAGTTGGCATCACATGTCTAGATCGTTTGACCACGGTGGAAGTGGAAAAGAAGCGTAAGTACGACCTTCTTGCAAACGAGCTTGGGTTGATGCACAGATGCAAGGTCCTTGTCATTCCTTGCGTGATGACATGGGAAGGAATTGCATCTAAGTACCACAAGGGTTATCTCAGGCAGTTGGGAGTCGATAGGTACATTCAGGCCTATATGCAGTCCACTGTCCTGAAGAGAACTCTAGAGAGTGCATCTGTTGAGGCGCGCAGATCCAGCCCCCTAATGCCACATGGGCAGAAGGACCGGCTGGAAAATGCTCTCACAGAGCTATTCCTTCGACCAGAAGCAGAAGAGGCTGGCCTCCAGACTTCGGATGCGGACGGGTCGTCGGATTAG
- the LOC115227133 gene encoding tubulin polymerization-promoting protein family member 2-like — MSTASDFTNDLELEKKFIAWCNLTEEIKKKEMNSAELRKMLDSLKLYNTKFTSTDTDIAFKVVSKNGRTINYQSFASLLIQLSKKISPEIIANKMKESPRIFAKKITSKTGNVDKMTDSSQYTGSHRERFDSETGKGKGIDGRKDLKDNSGYVTGFKKN; from the exons ATGAGTACAGCTAGTGATTTTACCAATGATTtggaattggagaagaaatttaTTGCTTGGTGCAACTTGactgaagaaattaaaaaaaaagaaatgaattcaGCAGAACTTAGAAAAATGCTTGATTCGTTAAAACTCTACAATACAAAATTTACGTCGACTGACACCGACATTGCATTTAAGGTTGTTTCGAAAAACGGAAG AACCATCAATTATCAATCATTTGCGTCTTTGTTAATACAGTTAAGTAAAAAGATTTCGCCTGAAATAATTgccaataaaatgaaagaatctCCACGTATTTTCGCTAAAAAA ATTACATCGAAAACAGGAAATGTTGATAAGATGACAGACTCTTCACAATATACTGGAAGTCACAGAGAACGATTTGATTCTGAAACCGGGAAGGGTAAAGGAATAGATGGAAGAAAGGACTTGAAAGATAATAGTGGCTATGTCACtggatttaagaaaaattaa
- the LOC115227138 gene encoding uncharacterized protein LOC115227138, whose amino-acid sequence MNSLSRILNQKFPKICIDQNDPSQITYSTNHLLFIGDLKILAEKEDTILKMMDSIDEYFSVVGLKRNFEKSATNLNYVKETRSLDGYDGYRYLGVLEDKESNVLKHEVMKKIAENVKKRIESLVNTKLNAVNLFNAINEYSLSLYNYYIGLIDIEPHEFQAIDTEVRRILSNLHVHLKPANKERLYISRSNL is encoded by the coding sequence ATGAATTCGTTGAGCAGGATACTAAATCAGAAGTTTCCTAAAATCTGTATTGACCAAAATGACCCGTCTCAAATAACATACTCAACTAACCATCTGCTATTTATTGGTGATTTGAAAATACTTGCTGAGAAAGAAGATACGATCTTGAAGATGATGGATAGTATTGATGAATACTTCAGTGTTGTTGGTCTCAAGaggaattttgaaaaatctgCAACCAATCTGAATTATGTTAAAGAAACTAGAAGCCTTGACGGATATGATGGATATCGATATCTGGGAGTCCTGGAGGATAAAGAAAGCAATGTATTGAAGCATGAAGTTAtgaaaaaaattgcagaaaatgtaAAGAAGAGAATTGAAAGCTTAGTGAACACGAAGCTAAATGCAGTGAATCTATTCAACGCGATTAATGAATATTCTCTATCACTTTACAATTACTATATTGGACTAATTGACATTGAGCCACACGAGTTTCAAGCCATTGATACCGAAGTTCGAAGGATTCTATCTAATTTACATGTTCATCTGAAACCTGCAAATAAGGAAAGATTATATATAAGCAGATCTAACCTTTGA
- the LOC115227139 gene encoding uncharacterized protein LOC115227139: MLKQVEVEKLHKYDLLAGELSQIHGAKITIIPIVLTWDGIVSKFYKSYMERLKLDASTRSYIQSLTIKKTLETMLVEHKHGVEIEKHEEQVSRATNHLLKLVRETTDPPDLPEDVSHVSYEVLEEENTQIQCNGSKRRRIIQIS, encoded by the coding sequence ATGTTAAAGCAAGTGGAAGTAGAAAAACTACATAAATATGATCTTCTTGCTGGAGAATTATCTCAAATCCACGGTGCAAAGATAACGATAATCCCCATTGTCCTCACATGGGACGGGATAGTTTCTAAattctataagtcttatatgGAAAGACTGAAGTTGGATGCTTCCACTAGATCGTATATACAATCGCTGACGATTAAAAAGACATTGGAGACCATGCTTGTTGAACATAAACATGGAGTGGAAATTGAAAAACATGAGGAACAAGTTTCGAGGGCCACCAACCACCTCCTAAAATTGGTTAGAGAAACAACAGATCCACCAGATTTGCCGGAAGATGTGTCTCATGTGTCATATGAAGTGTTAGAGGAGGAGAATACGCAGATCCAATGCAACGGTTCAAAAAGGAGGAGAATTATACAGATTAGTTAG